A window of Quercus robur chromosome 12, dhQueRobu3.1, whole genome shotgun sequence genomic DNA:
TGTAAAGGGTAGCTCAAAACTCTAAGCAGCAAAGTTCCTTGGCATATCTGGTGGTGTTAGTGTTGCATTTTGTTGCACCTTGACCTTTTcaaggcccaaaaaaaaaaaaaaaaaaacaaaacaaaaacaaaaacaaagctgGTGGCCTTGTCTTTTTCTGAATTCCTTCTTGTCATAGGTGAGGGTGCAAGATGTGAGgaagtgaaaaaataatttgtgagCTTATCTATAGAATTGGATGATGCTAAACTTACCTCATTGTTTATGAAATGAAAATAACCAGATTTAttatcatgaaaataaatgtcatgtgatttttttttttatatacatcaACGGTTAGGGCTGAAGGCATATGAAGTTGAATGTCTTCGTTGAAATGCAAATTAGTTGAGCTATATAAGATTCTTGACATATCATGTAAAAATTGACAATTAGGGGAAAGCCTAAGATTTAGGAGGGAGAGTCAAATGTTAAAAACTACCTTCTTGTTTTGAAAGAATGATTAGATTAGTGTATAATATCTAtcttatattaaaagaaaaatgtggtTAAGtggttattacttattagtttAGTACCAACCaaccaccccaaaaaaaaaaaaaaaaattggacggGTTTATTTATCGAGAGTGTTATCACAGCTTCAATAACTGTTTCATTTATCCTAGGGAATAGTTGTACCTTAATGGAGTAGTGAAATTTAGATTCAACTCTTATATTCAACAAAAATTCGATTGAGTTTAGTCTTGAATTATATTCCACTGTTTCAAAGTTGTTCGATCAATGCAAATGAGTTATGAGCTCCTTTTGTTATTGAtttcttttctaatatttttataattgtatcATGTTTTGTAAGTAATGTAACTATATTTACATTGTTAAGAGTTTTGCAGTTTAATTAGTACCTTTTAGAACAACCACATCAATCCTTCCAAAATGCAAAAAGGTgtgaattttacaaattttaacctaaaaaacacccacatcaatgggtgcaaaattgtgtatatttacGAAAATGCTACAGTAattgtgcatatatgcacggttactataGTTttgcaaataatattttactattttttttctctctccttcacctcactctctctttttctatctAGTGCTTCCACTCTCACCTCTCGCTCTTTTTATCTCTGGTCCCTCACTCTCACCTCACTAATCTCCGAAGCAAGCCGAAGCAAGCTCGCCACCGCCAATCGCCGCCGAAGCAAGCTCACTCGCCGATCAATTTTGGGATTTTCTgtttgatcaatgggttttggaattttgatctttttaattctttatttgatcagttttgggattttttgtttgatcaatgggttttggggttttgatccttttttatttctttgtttgatcAGTGGTTGGTGATTGTGCTTGATGATGGTGGCTAATGATCGTGCTTGATGATGGTGGTAGGGTGGGTTGATAGTGGGTGTGGATCAAGGGCGGAGCTAtagccaaattaaaaaaaaaaaaatttatattatgtataagtattaaaactttaaatatttagCTACAAAAATAGAAGTTGGCCCCCCAAATGTTTGAGTTAGTCCAATAATACTCTTTAAAACCAATAGATTTGTCAATTGGTATAGTAGTTATAAAGACaaggtagtttttgttttctctaattCGTTTTTTGTACATGTTTAATATCAAATTAGACAATTTTTGTATACTCATTGGTGTTTAAAAGATAATAAGTTTccctaaaaaattatcttgcgaatatatatatttgaaagttgttaattttatatacaatatatttataaattatgacctactctagtatcaaaatattaatgtttatatttgtGTATGTACGTTTACGCATGTGTacgatgatttgtcttgattcGAAACTAATATATTAATACCAAAATTTGGCTCctccaaataaaaaatccttGCTCCGCCCCTGGTGTGGATTGATCGTTGATGGTGGCTTGGGTTGTGATGGGTCTGTGAGAGGGTTCTAGAGAGAAGTGTGaagattaatattttattgaataaatgtataaaatagacaaactgatgtgggtgttttgtaaaaataggtgtgtaaaattgaaaaagttggttttttttgcaaaatttacaaattttttacatCTACTAATGCGGATGctcttagttttttatttatatatatatatatatatatattttttttttataaaaaaaattcaggattTAAATCTTTTATCTCCAATTGTAACtatcaattataaaaattaaaaaaaaaattattatttacatcaattttaatttctttttaattagcTCGAAAAAAATCTATTGGGGACGCTCCTTCCCAAATTAATTTAGTTATACTAACGCTGAGATCTGATCCGAATCTAAACCTTCggcaataaaaatatatttccacCAAAACAAACACTACAATTCCGACATATATTCGATAATCGCTATCAAAACACGGTGGACTGACTTCAATCCCACGTAAAAAGCACGATGGATAACTCAAAAGTATTGTGTTTATAGTTCGAAATATGATAAGGTTCCTCTAGTGCACTTTGCTTATCCTGAAAATTTGTACATTTATAGGATATCATTTAACATATACCTACCTTTCTTttcaattaatataaaaaaaaaggttttcttGAGAATCATCCATGCAGTGCAATGCGTTTGTTGGTGACTCACTCCTCCATTAATGCTTTAATTTTGAACATGCAAAGAAGAATGCGAAGGGTCATTGAAAAAGagtaatctttcttttctttttctttttcttttttgaggaaaaaaaaaatgtatctcTTTTAACAATAATTATACCAAATCACTCGTATAACAACCCAATGAATGAACCATGTAGAAAGGTTAGTAGACCGATACGTGGGACGTTTTTTAATTGCAATGAATGTGATGGTTTGTTGTAGGgcataataaatatttatgtgaAGGGAGGTAGAAATGCATTGATTTTGTAAATAACTTAAATGACCAACCGAGGGAAGGATCTGCAAGTCGACAACCAAGTTGACTAAGATGACTGCATAGCTCGATCTAATTCGGTCTAAGGCCTGATTATCTCTTGACCAACTCCCACATGAACCATTCTCATAAGGGagtataaatttaaattatatgacATTCTCTCATTGGGATTTTACAGCGATAATTAATTTGGTATAATTGTTACAAGTGATACCACTTTCTCATGCCTTTGCTGAGTCACTCCATTAATCATAGGTGTTAAACGGACAGTTTGGAGTAGGAAAAGGAAGTAAAAGGCAAATTAAGAGGACAATCCTCATAAGATGATGAATTGATAAGgcatccttcttcttttctatcATTTGTGGCCGAAAGTATGTAAGAAAGATTTGTAGCCAATGGATCTGATTCCCACACTTttaaatgtttcaaaatttacaaGTAAGATTTAggtatacctttttttttttttttttttttttttgagaagatttaaCTATGAAAAGGAAATTACCTGCGTACTTATGAGGCCATCTTAATTAAAGTTAATGACAATGGTCTATTGGTTGGGCTTCTCTAACATCGTTGTAAAAACGCACTTATTATTACTTTTGTTCCACACCCATTCTATAAGAGCATCAAGGACAAGGAGTGAGTagcatatattatatatattttagtggtttgtggttgtgattaataTGCCTTGTACTTAATCCTTTAGTGAGTAGGAAGACACAGAAGGAATTTATTCATCCATTGCTAAACCatttagggcttgtttggtttaaaaaaatggtcactcatcactcatcactcaactttcgtcactcatcactcatcatttatcacttaaaataccccaactTCCTACACTCCACTcatttggcaccatcactcacttgtcattactcaatatttttcaactgTTTGTGGGCCTCATACCTATCACTTGGTgcaacttttacttttttttttttttttccaaccccCAATTACCAAACTCActgaacccagtgaaaaaaaaaaaaaaaagttgcggCTGACTTGACTAGTGGGTCCCTCAATGTATGTTTAAttacggaaatgccattgaaaacagagttatggaaactgaaaacacctaaaatgtgttttcagtttttataactcatcactcaaaaatcaaagaattgagtgatggaaacaatgatccaaaactcatccaaacaaaTGCTCATCTGTGGTACCTACACGATTTGGATGATGGAAATAGAAAATTAAGTGATATCACTTAAAACTCATCCCATCCAAACAAActcttactttttaaaatatgacccaagtctcgctctctctctctctctctcttgagtattggttttcttttttttctttggtcaaTTCAAGAGGGGGAAAGAGGTATTAAAAGTAGCAGTGGTATTTATTTGTTCTACATTAGGacatatatatatctaatacaTGAGATATGGCTTCATTAACACAATTACACATTGACTTGTGCCTTGTTAATTACTttggaatttttaaaataagttttaggtCACACATAATTTTacttgtgacttttttttttttagagagttttaacctataacGTTCGTTCAGACCAAGATACTAACGTTGGTATAGGTGGGAATTGAattctaaatctcttattcaaccattagagactttaccagttgagctaactgaaacccactaCTCATGACTAATGTGTCAAGTTATCTTTGgtgcattataaaaaatatctaaTGAATATAGGAAAATAAGGTCTCCAAAACATATGGACGACCTTCTTCCCTCAGATACCCAGCAGTAAGCCCTATATTAAGTAAGGaagttcttctcaaaaaagaaaaaagaaaaaagaaaagtaaggaTGTAACCGATAAAAACATTCAATGCTATAGTGGGTTACTCAACGGTCGCTAGGATCCATTAAACTAGCACACATTACAGACAAGACCATAATTATCCCAATAATGGGGAGAGACATAAATGACTTCCAACTGTCATTCACTCATTCATATATAATGCCTACCCGCCTCACTAGCAAAGGGTACACAATACTATCAACAATTCTAGAATTACTTTCTTTGAGGTATCCTTACTCAAGCATTGGACACTTTTAAGCCGGTACCACACCAATACCCTCAATTAGtttcatttttcatgtttaCAGGGTCAGAAGACCTTCGACTGTAGCCTTTTTGGACAAGTAACCCAACTAAAGATTCCTACATCAATAGTATCTGTCTAGACCTATGTGAAAGGAGCAATGCTACATTatctttcaaaacaaatttcacaatgGTAGAGTTgtcaaattattattgatttttatctaGTTATCTTAGATATTACTTTATTGTCTACCATTTATAACTCGTCATctcaacaattatgaaaaaagttgtGACTCTAGACTTATTAATGTGGAAGTAATCTTGCTCCTATCATAGGTTAACAACtcaattcagcaaaaaaatatataaataataaaagttaacTACTCAAGTGATGTAAATTTAAGTGTATCGGTAAGATTATGTAATTCTTAGGGTAAATTTTGAAGTACACTTCTAAAGTTCAGggttgtttaaattttatatcctaaagtttgaaaatttagattttatattcTGAAGTTTCCTCCATTAGCAAAAGTAGCTATTCTATTAGTAGACTCACTTACATGAGCGTCAAGTGACACGCTAGCACCCGAAACACACTCAAGCCATCCGACGTGTAATTTTTTGCAACGTCAGCCATCCCAAAACATCACCGTTTTATATCAAATTCAAATCCACTGCTGCCAGCCCAAGAACGACGCCATTTagcagaaggaaaaaaaatataataaaaaatccacGCTAGAAATAATACTagagtaattttattttaggccAAGCTATAAATTATATACTCTGATATGTTTTCAATTAATacttcaagttttattttatattttgatttccGTATGAAACTTTAACAACATGCTGCCTAATTGTTACGTCTATACGTCTGATTCAGAATATTTGTAGTTTTAGTGAGAAGGATCGGCCGAAGGAGATTATAGAGAAGCTTTTGGCCGTGCGTCAAATGCAAGCTAACAATTTTTGGAACTGTATATGTTAGATTCCAGAGTGgataaaatcaattacaattcagaaaacgatttttttttcttttcacgagggagagagagagagagagatactgcATCTTTGCATAAGATTTTCAGGAAATATGCTCATACTGATGATAAGCATTTTTGGTACACCTGTTCCTGTTCCTGGTTGCACTCCCAGTCAGTGTAAGTGAATTTTTTGGAGGCACTTAATCATGTTCATGTGTGAGGAGACTAGTAATTTGCGATTTTACGGTTCACAGCGCTCCTAAAACTGTAGGACCTTCTGATGATTACATTGGTGCAATCTTCCATGAGATCATCATTTATTTATTCGGCTCATAATGCTCAACTTTCTTACATTTTTCATTCAAGAGAAAAGTAACAACTCAATTTACATGGGAGAAAAACCAGAGTTTCAGAACTGCCTAAAGTAAAAACATTATTTGCCTTTTCCTGTACGCAAGGGGAAATGTTAAAAGGACAGAAAACTTTATCAAACATCTTCTATGCAATTTCGGAGGTTTGTCTCAGTAGACTTGGATATCCACACTAATTCCTCCTAGATGACCAGCCCTGATCGAGCAGCTACTCTCGCTGCGCAACTTCTCCCCTGAAATCCTCTCTTGTGCACGGCAGCCAACCCACATGCATGAGATTCTTGCCAGAGCCGCCTGACCGGCAACTCGAACCCGGTATATCACACTTAAATCTGCCCATATCTCACTTCCCACAGCACCTGAATCAAGACTTGAGTCATATCCTTCAAGATCTGATTCAGTTACAACAACCACAGATCCATCATCAAATGCAATAAGATCTTGTGAAGCTGCTGATCTTGGAGCTTTCATTATTAGATCAGTCATGTGGGTGTAGATAAAAGCTTTTTTCACAATAAGATGATAGTATTCCAAGACAGCCTGTAATTACAACCAACAAAGAGTTGCTtagaaaaacaataattattCCCCCCCAAACTTTATTTCATGTCCTTCCTTACACACCAAATCCCTCCTCGCAGACCCAAACCTTCCACACACAACAACACAAAGCCAATCCTTCCTCACACCCAACAATAATTACCAACAAAAAttgcaggaaaaaaaatgcttccAACAAGTACATCATCCACCCAAATTTTTTCCACGAAACATTGCAAGAatcagaaaaataattaaaaaaaaaaatgaagaaatactGGTGTGACAGTTCAATTTGCACTGGTTGTGACTAATTCGACCCCAAATCGCAAAATGGCAAATGGGTTGGATACATTCAAGTCATGACCTATTGATCAATTCTGGGAAGAGAGAggtgagaggggggggggggggggaggggggtaaGCAAAGTGCAATGGCAAGCGATGGGATTTTGCAAAGAGAGACGTAtaatgaagaagatgatgagaatAGATCTaggtgaagaaaagaaaaagccctGTCCGATGCAATTTGAAGGCATTAtggcttttatttttaaaattgccACTGTGCTTttgttaaaaatacaaaaataatcttgAAAACATCTACAAGATGTTCTGTTTTGGTGTTTGCAAGTAAAAAAGAGTCACCATTTTTAAGTtgtgttttttgaaaacatctagactaacaagttttttttaagTGGGACCCACACCAACCTAACAGCCTGAAAGCATCTCTTGAATGATTAACCTAAACGAAGCTTAACAATAACATGGTTCAGTTACTATGTGTGGTCAAACACATAGTAAAATGGATATTTAGCAGTCTTCttctaaacaaagaaaaacaagaattcCCGACTTTCAAAAGTCAAATCTCGGATAATGACCCAGACATCGGATGCAAAACCTTCACCAAAAGTTTAATAAATACCTGCCACTGGGAGGATGCTAAAAGCACCCTCGGCCGGATTGATCTCACATAGTCATATGCAGCATCAGGTGTCATCTGCTTGTGTTGcacctataaaataaaattgaacctCAGGATATGAGGAAAAGTTTCAATAGATTagcaaaaagaatttttctttggCAGGGAACTGACCAGGTAGCATATTACAACAGTAGTGCTGCGGCCCCGTCCGGCTTTGCAGTGAACATATGTAGTTCTTCCACAAGACGCATTTTCTGCAAGATAATGACATGAGAAAGCTCAGATATTCATAGGAAACATCTCCTGGAAggaaatttaagtttttatttttatatatattgagaattaAATAACCACATCCCTGACATTTGGAGACAAATTTCTGCCAAATGATAAAAAAGCTGATATTGTTCTACATAATCCAAATCAGGAAAAGGATGGTGCAGAGAATGCTTACCATGTATGAAGCTTACAGCATGGCATATATCATTAAGTGATGGGGCAAAGCAGTAGTCTCTTGTTGGTATCACCAGATGGTCAATACCATGAGCCTGcaacaattttaataaattagattgTAAATTATATAGAGGAACTTCATAAACATCCTCGAATTAGGATGAAAGCCTAGGATGGAAGTTTACAGATGTGCCTAGGAAAACATAAATGATTATCAAACACATCAAAGAGAGAGATTTACGCTGAGGAAAACATAAATGATCGGCATCCCACCACAATAGTTACCAGATCATATATTCAAGGTGGACAAATTAAGTTTGTTGACTATGCGTTAAACCCCTAAGGCAAAATGTCAAAAGATAACCTATTTATTTAAGTGGAAAAATGCTTaattgaacaggatcttctttaattgaaagagaaaacatttttccttttaatatttaatacttGAAAAGAGTATTAAGAATCAGGCTGGATTATATTGGTGACCTCATCCACCAAATGTTGTTTACTAGGGGAGTGGATATGCCATTAAATTAGAGAACGAATGGCTCTTATATATTCACTAAACCGTCTTAAGATTATTTTCATACGGCTTTAGATTCTTCCAGAAGCAGCACAGACATGAGAAACCAAGTTATTTCTCTTCCACACAGATTTTACGTTCACATTTAAACAAAACATAGTTAGTTAAACAAGAATTATGATGACTCTCCTCAAGTATACAGGAGTACAAAACTGAATCAGCCTCTTTTGCCCTTTTAATGAAGGCATTAAAGAGTAAAGAAGTATCTAATGCTCATACCAGCCAGAAAGTTTCatcattgattaaaaaaaaaattatatatataaacattaaaataaataaatagataaataaacaTTAAGCCTAGTAAAGTTGATGAGTACGTTTAGGCCCCAAGGGAAGAGGGAAGGGAAGATTCAATCTAGTGACCTCTCCTTTGTGAGGCATGGTCCCCAGCCAATTGTGCTACCCCTTGGTGTTAAATTCTAAAaacattttagaattttaacattttaaatttaagaaaaggTATCCAGCTGCATACTGACCAAGGATAGAACACTCACATAATATAGAGATCTTGGAACCAGAGTCTCATAGGGCTCATTTAGTGTGACCACTCCGCAAACACCAAGCTCCTTTAAGCGGGGAACATCAGTAGGGAATGGAACAGCACCTAACAGTATAAACTGAAAATAGGAGCATTAGATCTGGCTTCTAACAAATAAGTACTACtctcaaatacaaataaaaacaaataaacaccACAGATACCCAAAAAATAGTCACCAGTGAAACAAATGCATATGAAACTTGTAAGGCAAAAAAACTGTTTATATCATTAACAAAAACATGCATCCATTTCCCATTACTtacagaaaaaaaagagaaaagtagtTAACAGCAGCTAGCAGAAgctatagaatttaaatttgcaATAAAGGACTGGAAAACAGAATTAATCAGCACAGTATTTgggagatttttgtttttttaaaaggaaaagaatgcATACAATGTATAGGAATGAAAAATTCACTAAACTGCACAGCTCACACAAGAAATTCCATGAATATCAAGTAACAAGggtaaaaaaatgaaacaattttAACAGACCAATAATTTGGGGGAAACAACAAGAAATAAGCTGCCATATGAAGTGCAGTGAAATAATATATCCTGACAGAGACCACAAAAGATTATCATAATGAATAGTACAAATAATAAATCATAACAATTAAGGAATTTccattttctttcaattatACTTGAGTAAAGATCCGCAGCCCTATTCATGAAAAGATAAGGGAGAGTCGcttgagatggtttggt
This region includes:
- the LOC126710561 gene encoding phosphatidylglycerophosphate phosphatase PTPMT1, with the protein product MYIEELKGGGEVGSGEEVNSRCVGDSGFDLGIDFGRKGVVVSDTKRVLIGAGARALFYPTLLYNVVRNKIQAEFRWWDRVAEFILLGAVPFPTDVPRLKELGVCGVVTLNEPYETLVPRSLYYAHGIDHLVIPTRDYCFAPSLNDICHAVSFIHENASCGRTTYVHCKAGRGRSTTVVICYLVQHKQMTPDAAYDYVRSIRPRVLLASSQWQAVLEYYHLIVKKAFIYTHMTDLIMKAPRSAASQDLIAFDDGSVVVVTESDLEGYDSSLDSGAVGSEIWADLSVIYRVRVAGQAALARISCMWVGCRAQERISGEKLRSESSCSIRAGHLGGISVDIQVY